The following are from one region of the Lineus longissimus chromosome 19, tnLinLong1.2, whole genome shotgun sequence genome:
- the LOC135503386 gene encoding uncharacterized protein LOC135503386 has translation MAAAPADSSLSSELECAICSDQLEQPKYIGPCHHTFCKECIDKYWVSLEKWRTIPCPQCREECPIPSNGVDDLKDNFMVTNIIETYRKQQQKAALLAKIKCTLCPNGASSFCKDCDLKLCPECKRNHDRNPQNHYHHLFGLCRSHGNGLLFFCNPCKQAVCGGCRLSDHKDCVHEVTPSRQVAINLISRIQACSAGLEDAIRTQVGDQETKLLGLRNIVQQQSTSTEKQATVGTENNIAKNRTDIRDHQAKSQTIQKKIDILLKEKEKEDKITKQLVKDVDKLEKEKAKIIASVREKFTKSSEKINLRLRSLETRRKEMKTKIEQGRAVGSTKITIDTESIANLTSISQELVDLIGALRDSDTVAVIEEVTRSIGKTKRDFRHLKKVCNFTFPRNPPCAVVLRLKHLPDSRLATLASSGGGADTIYFYDEVSSSLTGTITEGVHPAKDMAFTSTGEVVVARWEKPPIRVFKPATGAYRDINIAHDGEVIDELWSVETDESDNMFALISSNNSRLLVVKPNGTVIQCIRLTGRSYRMGFCSLNRTLYIAVGDRILRFHWSNNILEEISSCSHGVEGFCCYDVCIGSGGEVLVAGWMGNRDIVIYQVTEGADEEDMVWREIGYQGGEKRTGRYYSPHICINYDIVIYQVTEGADEEDMVWREYQDGVKRTTSNVSPCISINDDNLWLAYDDKLEKFKLV, from the coding sequence atggccgccgcccCTGCCGACAGCAGCTTGAGCAGTGAATTAGAGTGTGCCATCTGCTCCGATCAACTGGAACAGCCGAAGTATATCGGTCCCTGCCACCACACATTCTGCAAGGAGTGCATCGATAAGTATTGGGTCTCCCTTGAGAAGTGGAGAACAATTCCTTGTCCACAATGCCGCGAAGAATGCCCAATCCCGTCAAATGGCGTGGACGACCTGAAGGATAACTTCATGGTAACCAACATCATAGAGACATATCGAAAGCAACAACAGAAAGCTGCACTTCTCGCGAAAATCAAATGTACCTTGTGTCCGAATGGAGCGTCCAGTTTTTGCAAAGATTGTGATTTAAAATTATGTCCTGAATGCAAACGAAACCATGACCGTAACCCCCAAAATCATTACCACCACTTATTTGGTCTCTGCCGCTCCCATGGCAATggattgttgtttttctgcaaTCCTTGCAAACAGGCTGTCTGTGGTGGCTGCAGATTATCTGATCACAAAGACTGTGTCCACGAGGTGACACCAAGCCGTCAAGTTGCTATCAACTTAATATCAAGAATCCAAGCCTGTTCGGCTGGACTAGAAGACGCGATAAGGACTCAAGTTGGAGACCAAGAAACGAAACTGTTGGGGCTTCGGAACATTGTCCAGCAACAGTCGACTTCCACTGAAAAGCAAGCGACTGTCGGTACCGAAAATAACATAGCTAAGAATAGGACAGACATCCGGGATCACCAGGCAAAGAGTCAAACGATACAAAAGAAAATCGATATCTTATTGAAGGAAAAGGAGAAGGAGGATAAAATTACAAAGCAACTCGTCAAAGACGTAGACAAACTCGAGAAAGAGAAGGCAAAAATCATCGCAAGCGTCAGAGAGAAGTTCACCAAATCATCTGAGAAGATCAACCTGCGTCTTCGATCCCTTGAGACCCGTaggaaagaaatgaaaacaaaaatagaGCAGGGCCGAGCAGTAGGATCTACCAAGATCACCATTGATACCGAGAGCATTGCTAACCTGACCAGTATCAGTCAGGAACTCGTGGACTTAATCGGTGCTTTAAGGGACAGTGACACTGTGGCTGTGATAGAGGAAGTCACGAGATCGATCGGTAAAACAAAGCGGGATTTCCGACATTTGAAGAAGGTGTGTAACTTTACCTTTCCAAGAAATCCGCCGTGTGCGGTAGTTCTCCGATTGAAGCATCTACCTGACTCTCGCCTTGCTACATTAGCCTCATCTGGTGGTGGGGCGGACACGATTTACTTCTATGACGAAGTATCTTCTTCACTGACGGGCACAATCACAGAGGGAGTTCACCCTGCTAAAGACATGGCCTTCACATCCACTGGTGAAGTAGTAGTGGCAAGATGGGAAAAGCCGCCCATTAGAGTGTtcaagcctgctactggtgcATACCGTGATATTAACATTGCCCATGATGGGGAGGTGATTGATGAGCTGTGGTCGGTTGAGACTGATGAGTCTGACAACATGTTTGCCTTAATTTCTTCCAATAATTCACGTCTTCTTGTTGTGAAACCGAATGGCACCGTCATTCAGTGTATCAGGTTAACTGGACGTTCTTACCGTATGGGTTTCTGTTCACTGAATAGAACCCTATACATCGCTGTTGGTGACAGGATCCTGAGGTTTCACTGGAGTAATAACATCCTTGAAGAGATCTCATCATGTTCACACGGCGTGGAAGGATTCTGTTGCTATGATGTTTGTATTGGAAGTGGTGGCGAGGtgttggtggctggttggatggGGAACCGTGATATCGTTATCTACCAGGTGACAGAAGGAGCAGATGAGGAGGACATGGTATGGAGGGAGATAGGGTATCAAGGTGGTGAGAAGAGAACAGGTCGTTACTACTCGCCACATATCTGCATCAATTATGATATCGTTATCTACCAGGTGACAGAAGGAGCAGATGAGGAGGACATGGTATGGAGGGAGTATCAAGATGGCGTGAAGAGAACAACTAGTAACGTATCGCCGTGCATCAGCATCAATGATGATAATCTCTGGCTTGCATATGATGAcaagcttgaaaagttcaagtTGGTTTAA
- the LOC135502728 gene encoding tauropine dehydrogenase-like — MEILVYGVDWLLRSVGLTTGQETFDVASEDQLIVTICGGGNGAHIMAGLAASRPGIEVRVLTLYRDEAEQWTTAMAEGNFSVFIKGGGIRGENVELTADPFTVSKDPREVIPGTHIIIFTVPAYCHEDYFKAIEPYIGPVSTIIGLPGVNGFEFQLRGILKEKSDLCTVIDFETLPWVSRIREYGRAVDLLATRETIDGAVHLPRKPSAFHHNHLASFQYMLGDNPELEIKGHLLAVTLMAPNAIAQPTIMYGQWRDWEGVPVEESPLFFHGVSTATVELLSHVSEEVVSISREIMAQSPKTDLSSVKHIYNWYLATFQNDILDKTNLMTALKTNKAYDGLRHPCLKTAEGKYMPNFQHRYLREDIPFGMAVVKGIADIVGVETPSMDKVLYWAQQSLGKEFVVNGRLVGRDVRETRAPQRYGLTSLREILKENVTN, encoded by the exons ATGGAAATCTTGGTGTACGGCGTCGATTGGCTGCTCAGAAGTGTCGG ACTCACCACCGGGCAAGAAACATTCGACGTAGCGTCGGAGGACCAATTAATTGTGACTATTTGTGGCGGAGGGAATGGCGCCCACATCATGGCTGGACTGGCCGCCTCACGTCCAGGGATCGAGGTCCGCGTCCTGACGCTCTACAGGGACGAGGCTGAGCAGTGGACCACGGCCATGGCTGAAGGGAACTTCAGTGTCTTCATAAAG GGAGGTGGAATTCGGGGAGAAAATGTAGAACTTACCGCGGACCCCTTTACCGTATCCAAGGACCCGCGCGAAGTGATCCCCGGGACtcacatcatcatcttcacgGTGCCCGCCTACTGCCACGAGGACTACTTCAAGGCGATTGAGCCGTACATTGGACCCGTATCAACCATCATTGGCCTGCCTGGGGTCAATGGGTTCGAGTTTCAGCTCCGGGGAATCTTGAAGGAGAAATCAGACCTGTGTACTGTGATTGATTTCGAGACCCTCCCGTGGGTGAGCCGGATCAGGGAGTACGGAAGGGCGGTGGATTTGTTGGCGACGCGGGAGACGATAGACGGCGCTGTGCACCTGCCCCGCAAGCCGTCTGCTTTCCATCACAATCACCTGGCATCATTCCAATACATGCTGGGCGACAACCCTGAGCTCGAGATCAAAGGTCACCTCCTCGCCGTCACCTTGATGGCGCCAAACGCAATTGCCCAGCCCACGATCATGTACGGCCAATGGCGGGACTGGGAAGGGGTCCCTGTGGAGGAATCACCGCTGTTTTTCCACGGGGTCTCCACCGCGACCGTTGAACTCCTCTCGCACGTCAGTGAGGAAGTTGTCAGCATCAGCAGAGAGATCATGGCCCAGTCTCCAAAAACAGACCTCAGCAGCGTGAAGCACATCTACAACTGGTACCTGGCGACGTTTCAGAATGACATATTGGATAAGACAAACCTGATGACGGCTTTGAAGACGAACAAGGCATATGATGGTCTGAGACATCCTTGCCTTAAAACGG CTGAGGGCAAATACATGCCAAATTTTCAACACCGCTACCTCCGTGAGGACATCCCATTTGGAATGGCCGTCGTAAAAGGCATCGCAGACATAGTCGGAGTGGAGACGCCATCTATGGACAAGGTCTTGTACTGGGCACAACAGAGTCTCGGGAAGGAATTCGTCGTAAACGGGAGGCTCGTTGGTAGGGATGTGCGCGAGACGAGAGCACCGCAGAGGTACGGCCTCACGTCACTGAGAGAAATACTCAAGGAAAATGTGACAAATTGA